One region of Leptospira fainei serovar Hurstbridge str. BUT 6 genomic DNA includes:
- a CDS encoding peroxidase family protein — protein MRIIFENDKEIQIEEPEGLRSLLQISLAEGIPHIHACGGNARCSTCRVLVLEGADNLSSRDEKESALAERKGFPENVRLACQSRVLGDIKVRRLIIDDSDQTLASTFSHNVSGKEKAITILFSDIRGFTTFSESHLPYDVIHILNRYFYRMSDKILKYGGTIDKYIGDGLMAVFGLEESDPLKTNLAAIRSALEMKTELDNLNSYLKEHFNTQFEIGVGIHYGTAILGQLGHPLFMSSTAIGDSVNQASRIESTTKKAGARLLISESVLQLVKGRVKKGRTFETTLKGKTGKYKLHEIVGITRDCREEITQEAKYRIWDSIDLSETGNWLTLAFHSSFIFAADGSWLGLDGSIRFPSLLTDELNSKIQSHLNVLIRIHEELQGESDGPRGNRIPSLSDLIAFAGALAVQKSGGPKISEFSRRQDSEYPIGRMELPPNNPNLTDSIDYYARMNFDTKEMVALFGAKTIGRHERGFYTDTPNIFDNRYFKDLLYDGGTKMTAADRALLSSEETKRFITEYALKEDKFFRAFEQAFAKLVRGTEIS, from the coding sequence ATGCGTATAATTTTTGAAAACGATAAAGAAATCCAAATCGAGGAGCCTGAAGGACTCCGCTCTTTGTTACAAATTTCATTAGCGGAAGGAATTCCCCATATACATGCCTGCGGTGGAAACGCGAGATGCTCCACCTGTAGAGTATTGGTATTAGAAGGAGCCGACAATTTATCCTCCCGAGATGAAAAGGAATCCGCTTTAGCAGAAAGGAAAGGCTTTCCTGAGAACGTGCGATTGGCCTGCCAATCGCGAGTTTTAGGGGATATTAAAGTTAGAAGGCTAATCATCGATGATTCCGATCAGACTCTCGCCTCCACATTTTCGCATAACGTTTCAGGAAAAGAAAAAGCGATTACCATTCTTTTTAGCGATATTCGAGGATTTACCACTTTCTCCGAATCCCATTTACCGTACGACGTGATACATATACTAAACCGGTATTTCTACCGAATGAGTGATAAGATTCTAAAATACGGCGGGACAATCGATAAGTATATCGGCGACGGTTTAATGGCCGTTTTCGGGTTGGAGGAATCCGATCCTCTCAAAACCAATTTAGCGGCGATTCGCAGCGCTCTCGAAATGAAAACCGAGCTCGACAACTTAAACTCCTATCTAAAGGAACATTTTAACACTCAATTCGAAATCGGAGTCGGAATACATTATGGAACTGCGATATTAGGACAACTAGGACATCCGCTGTTCATGTCATCCACCGCGATCGGAGATTCCGTGAATCAAGCCAGCAGAATCGAATCCACTACAAAAAAAGCAGGCGCAAGATTGCTAATTTCCGAAAGCGTTCTTCAGCTCGTTAAAGGTAGGGTAAAAAAAGGAAGAACTTTTGAAACTACCTTAAAGGGAAAAACAGGAAAATATAAATTACATGAAATCGTAGGAATCACCCGGGACTGTCGGGAGGAAATTACCCAGGAAGCCAAGTATAGAATCTGGGATTCCATAGATCTTTCGGAAACGGGGAATTGGCTGACACTCGCCTTTCATTCGTCGTTTATTTTTGCGGCGGACGGGTCTTGGTTAGGACTGGACGGATCGATTCGCTTTCCAAGTTTGTTAACCGACGAACTAAATTCCAAAATTCAGTCCCATTTGAATGTATTGATCCGAATTCATGAAGAATTACAGGGGGAATCGGACGGGCCACGAGGAAACCGAATCCCTTCCTTATCCGATTTGATCGCGTTTGCCGGCGCTCTTGCCGTCCAAAAATCCGGAGGACCTAAAATCTCTGAATTTTCCCGGAGACAAGATTCCGAATATCCAATCGGACGCATGGAACTTCCGCCTAATAATCCGAATCTTACGGACAGTATCGATTATTACGCAAGGATGAACTTCGATACGAAAGAAATGGTCGCTTTATTCGGAGCGAAAACGATCGGAAGACACGAAAGAGGGTTTTATACGGACACTCCGAACATATTCGATAACCGTTACTTTAAGGATCTGCTTTACGACGGCGGGACAAAAATGACCGCGGCAGATCGCGCCCTCTTGAGTTCGGAGGAAACAAAGAGGTTCATTACCGAATATGCCTTAAAAGAAGATAAATTCTTTCGGGCATTTGAACAAGCGTTCGCGAAACTCGTAAGAGGCACGGAAATTTCCTAG
- the mutL gene encoding DNA mismatch repair endonuclease MutL has protein sequence MARIQELSPDLINQIAAGEVIESSHSVLKELMENSVDAGATSIEIETRDGGLTSLLISDDGSGIEEEDIELALKRHATSKIKSLRDLELVLSYGFRGEALASIASVSKLTLETGTGGQTAWKVRTEKGKILSKEAIPGFRGTRILIEDLFYNTPVRRKFLKSVRSEDKRIRDRFTVQALAREEIRFRLVQDGKEVHRLAAKEKKERIIDLFGENFRDHLLSVNLEKRGWKAWGYISDPDFYKSNRTGQFTFVNNRPVEIKYSSHLLKKCYDELLPPNAHPYCFLFFEVDPEAIDVNVHPAKKEIRFLDEESFNTFFLQLIQKELRSSTPVSFLELRNRLLRPERPKTGAVLQAYSSTGSGDQQLLGGELYQEVRHSPSFSVETVGPGSRLEDLTDEPRKHAEFIPKKHFGLLFETFILAEGEDGFYIIDQHTAHERIRYEEVLRKLKRKNYGIQPLLTPIRIPVSKQEAEDIRERGSEYEEVGLKLDALGEDSLVLREVPGYFLPGHEKEIILDFLNRTGGKEVPEPELYDLMAKCVACRSAVKKGDQLSDHLIAELLNRLSYCENPARCPHGRPTLVKLTREDLERMFHRR, from the coding sequence ATGGCTCGAATACAGGAACTTAGCCCGGATTTAATCAACCAAATTGCTGCAGGCGAAGTTATCGAATCTTCCCATTCAGTCTTAAAGGAATTGATGGAGAATTCGGTCGATGCCGGGGCGACCTCCATCGAAATCGAGACAAGAGACGGAGGATTAACTTCCCTATTAATTTCGGATGACGGTTCCGGAATAGAGGAAGAAGATATCGAGCTCGCGCTGAAGCGACATGCCACTAGTAAAATCAAAAGTTTGCGCGATTTGGAACTGGTCTTATCCTATGGTTTTCGCGGAGAGGCTCTAGCGTCCATCGCATCCGTATCCAAACTGACTCTTGAAACCGGAACGGGAGGTCAAACTGCGTGGAAAGTCCGAACGGAAAAAGGGAAAATTCTCTCCAAAGAAGCGATTCCCGGATTTCGAGGCACTCGAATCCTAATCGAAGATCTTTTTTACAATACTCCCGTCCGTCGTAAATTTCTGAAATCCGTCCGTTCCGAAGATAAGCGGATTCGGGATCGATTTACCGTTCAGGCGTTAGCGCGGGAGGAAATCAGATTTCGCTTGGTTCAGGATGGAAAGGAAGTCCATAGACTCGCAGCGAAAGAAAAGAAAGAACGAATCATCGATTTGTTCGGAGAGAATTTTCGGGATCATTTATTAAGCGTCAATCTCGAAAAAAGAGGATGGAAGGCGTGGGGATATATAAGTGACCCCGACTTTTATAAATCCAATCGAACCGGACAGTTTACCTTCGTTAATAATCGTCCTGTAGAGATAAAGTATTCCTCTCATTTATTAAAGAAATGTTATGATGAGCTCCTTCCGCCAAATGCTCATCCATATTGCTTTTTATTTTTCGAAGTCGATCCGGAAGCGATCGACGTTAACGTTCATCCTGCAAAGAAAGAGATTAGATTTTTAGACGAGGAATCCTTTAATACCTTCTTTCTACAGTTGATACAGAAGGAACTCCGCTCCAGTACGCCTGTAAGTTTCCTTGAACTAAGAAATCGGCTTCTTCGTCCGGAACGTCCCAAAACGGGAGCCGTATTACAAGCATATTCTTCGACGGGATCGGGCGATCAGCAACTGCTCGGCGGAGAATTATATCAGGAAGTAAGACATTCTCCGTCTTTTTCGGTAGAAACTGTCGGCCCGGGCTCGAGGCTGGAGGATTTGACGGATGAACCTCGCAAACATGCCGAATTCATTCCTAAGAAGCATTTCGGTTTACTCTTTGAGACGTTCATTCTTGCGGAAGGAGAGGACGGGTTTTATATAATCGACCAGCATACCGCGCACGAAAGAATTCGATACGAAGAAGTTTTGAGAAAACTGAAACGGAAAAATTACGGTATCCAGCCGTTGCTTACCCCGATTCGAATTCCCGTCTCTAAACAAGAAGCTGAAGATATCCGTGAGCGAGGCTCCGAATATGAAGAAGTAGGATTGAAGCTGGATGCTCTCGGGGAAGACAGTCTCGTCCTTCGGGAAGTTCCCGGGTATTTTTTACCGGGACATGAAAAGGAAATCATATTAGATTTTTTGAATCGAACCGGAGGCAAGGAAGTTCCCGAGCCGGAGCTTTACGATTTGATGGCAAAATGCGTAGCTTGTCGATCGGCCGTTAAGAAAGGCGATCAACTATCGGATCATCTGATTGCCGAATTGTTAAACCGTTTGAGTTATTGCGAAAATCCCGCCCGATGTCCTCACGGCAGGCCGACGTTAGTCAAGCTGACACGGGAAGATTTGGAGCGGATGTTTCATCGTAGGTGA
- a CDS encoding sensor histidine kinase, with the protein MGTNAYIRIFPFLILFLFIYCRPFPKGAILENGILDWDKTKSAGRGDCFRLTGEWKFAWLGETPGTELPKNPTDFSTQISPGSWTGETWHGSILPKYGKALYRLELISQGHVGNLRLVSFDQGTNYRIIFNGKIISEVGRVGDPSLDALALLTRYVTLPPWEKKADLDFEISNYNYRKGGLWKPPIFGEPECVNRYYQDRRDLESLLAGGLLFLGLFHIFVSVFYKKDSSAIILGLFSLTVFLRLYSTGVRLFPEHFDVGPEIYLRTEFISWFIGMPLALHFLYSVFPIDAGRILLKVGYSTAAIFIIITLFTGPEIYSYLIGPSYIAFVCMGASSLFVLAKAIRNKRPGAILYLVGFLILFFFLASEVLYHSEVMDSWELSGVGVGIFVLSNALSLSNKLLSGFRQREEVQEILNMDLEELVKKRTKELEWARDEAEAANRAKSEFLINVDHEVRTPMNGIMGITEMLLDSDMKPEQKEMVELLKRSGDAMMLILGSMLDASSLEKGTLVLVNRPFHLRAAVYEAAMRMEDSIKRKGIAFSVLIADDLPDLVVGDEGRFKRMIIGLLENAEKFTKKGFIRFTGMLLSATQFSYRFRFEVEDSGIGISQELWEAIFTPFQQVDSGVTKPFQGAGLGLSLSRALARKMDGDIQVQSVPGKGSIFILELGLSKPEIHP; encoded by the coding sequence AGATTGGGATAAAACCAAGTCAGCGGGCAGAGGTGATTGCTTCCGATTGACGGGAGAATGGAAATTCGCTTGGCTAGGTGAGACTCCCGGTACGGAGCTTCCGAAAAACCCGACGGATTTTTCCACTCAGATTAGTCCCGGAAGTTGGACTGGAGAAACCTGGCACGGGAGTATTCTTCCCAAATATGGAAAGGCTCTATACCGCTTAGAGCTAATCTCTCAAGGACACGTAGGTAATCTTCGATTGGTCAGTTTTGATCAGGGAACGAATTATCGAATCATTTTTAACGGAAAAATTATTTCGGAAGTCGGCAGAGTAGGAGATCCATCGCTGGATGCTCTCGCCTTATTAACGCGTTATGTGACTTTGCCTCCTTGGGAAAAAAAAGCCGACCTAGACTTTGAAATTTCGAATTACAATTACAGAAAAGGCGGTTTATGGAAGCCTCCGATTTTCGGCGAACCGGAATGCGTCAATAGATATTACCAGGATCGAAGGGATCTCGAATCGCTTTTGGCGGGAGGACTTCTTTTTCTAGGTCTATTTCATATATTCGTTTCCGTTTTTTACAAGAAGGATTCTTCGGCGATCATTTTGGGACTATTCTCCCTAACGGTTTTCTTGAGATTGTATTCTACCGGTGTAAGGTTATTTCCCGAGCACTTCGACGTCGGGCCGGAAATTTATTTGCGTACGGAGTTTATATCCTGGTTTATCGGCATGCCTTTGGCTCTGCATTTTTTGTATTCGGTTTTTCCGATCGATGCCGGACGGATACTTTTAAAAGTCGGATATTCAACGGCGGCAATTTTTATTATAATAACGTTATTTACGGGTCCGGAAATCTATTCATATCTGATCGGGCCTTCCTATATAGCGTTTGTCTGTATGGGGGCGAGCTCCCTATTCGTTTTGGCCAAGGCGATCCGAAATAAACGACCGGGTGCGATCCTATATTTGGTCGGCTTTCTCATCCTATTTTTCTTCCTAGCCAGCGAAGTTCTCTATCACTCGGAAGTAATGGATTCCTGGGAGTTGAGCGGAGTCGGTGTGGGAATTTTCGTACTATCCAACGCTCTGTCCTTATCCAACAAGCTTCTGAGCGGTTTTCGACAAAGGGAAGAAGTTCAAGAAATTCTGAATATGGATTTGGAAGAACTCGTAAAGAAAAGAACAAAAGAGTTGGAATGGGCCAGAGACGAAGCGGAGGCTGCGAATCGGGCCAAGAGCGAGTTTCTGATCAATGTGGATCATGAGGTCCGAACTCCTATGAACGGAATTATGGGAATAACTGAGATGCTATTGGATAGCGACATGAAACCCGAGCAGAAGGAGATGGTCGAATTATTGAAACGGAGCGGAGACGCAATGATGTTGATCTTGGGATCAATGCTGGACGCTTCCAGTTTGGAAAAAGGAACTCTCGTTCTGGTCAATCGTCCGTTTCACTTGCGAGCGGCCGTCTATGAAGCCGCAATGCGTATGGAAGATTCCATTAAACGAAAAGGCATCGCTTTTTCCGTATTAATAGCAGATGATCTGCCTGATTTAGTCGTAGGAGACGAAGGTCGCTTTAAGAGGATGATCATCGGACTCTTGGAGAATGCCGAAAAATTCACAAAAAAAGGATTCATTCGGTTTACCGGCATGTTGCTTAGTGCGACTCAATTTAGCTATCGATTCCGATTCGAGGTGGAAGATAGCGGGATCGGAATTTCTCAAGAACTTTGGGAGGCCATTTTTACTCCGTTTCAGCAAGTCGATTCAGGAGTAACAAAACCTTTCCAAGGCGCGGGTCTAGGACTTTCCCTAAGCCGCGCATTAGCCAGGAAAATGGACGGGGATATTCAAGTGCAAAGTGTCCCGGGCAAAGGTTCCATTTTTATCCTGGAGTTAGGTCTTTCCAAGCCTGAAATCCACCCTTGA
- a CDS encoding EAL domain-containing response regulator, with amino-acid sequence MENNVSLIPNIPEISKSIILCVDDELIILRGLKEQLKLAFGKEYQVEAADNAELALSIIEEANKAGIHVPVVISDQVMPGIRGDEFLIHIQKSNPNTRKIMLTGQATADSVGNALNHAKLYRYLSKPWDSRDLILTVKEAIRSFEAELSLSELNRKLEHALLYNRDSGLPNLEYLRRRLEEKETETDESILALVRIESTSLTTKHFGVSLYKDLLRKFLDSMNSILGNYGEIFHVYEDEVAILSNVSEERFLPHLIAFKILLRSDYLTTEGISFRINATIATAKGFKDLYYKARLALVRASQDPEENLGAGILQYSEKMDDQDLYQININLGKRLNNAIRTGNILPYFQGILNNRTGRIEKFECLARIVEDGRVYTPASFIYLAKSTGLLRMITPILFEKALKTFVGSEFSFSINLSETELESGSFPKWVASRLDHYKIHPSRVAFEILETASLKGNPNHFKVITGLKEIGCSIAIDDFGVEHSNFSRLLEIQPDYIKIDGKFIQSLERNRTAFILTSAITELAHRIGAEVIAEFVGTREEFEAVKSLGIEYSQGYFIMEPSPEIPQIRTKFID; translated from the coding sequence ATGGAAAATAATGTAAGTTTAATTCCCAATATTCCCGAGATATCTAAGTCGATTATTTTATGCGTTGATGATGAATTGATCATTCTCAGGGGATTGAAGGAGCAATTGAAACTGGCTTTCGGAAAGGAATACCAGGTCGAAGCCGCCGATAATGCCGAACTGGCCTTAAGCATCATAGAGGAAGCGAACAAAGCCGGCATACATGTGCCGGTCGTTATCAGCGATCAAGTGATGCCGGGAATCCGGGGTGATGAATTCTTAATTCATATCCAAAAATCCAATCCTAATACTCGCAAAATCATGTTAACAGGGCAGGCAACCGCCGATTCTGTCGGGAACGCGTTGAACCATGCCAAACTATATCGCTATCTTTCAAAACCTTGGGATTCTAGAGATTTGATTCTGACCGTGAAAGAAGCGATTCGTTCTTTCGAAGCGGAGCTTTCTCTCTCGGAGTTGAATCGAAAGTTGGAGCACGCCTTACTTTATAATCGGGACTCAGGATTACCGAATTTGGAATATCTTCGAAGAAGACTAGAAGAGAAGGAAACCGAAACGGATGAATCGATTCTCGCTTTGGTGCGCATAGAGTCCACATCTTTGACGACGAAGCATTTCGGTGTTTCTCTCTATAAAGACCTCTTGAGAAAGTTTTTGGATTCGATGAATTCGATTTTAGGAAATTACGGAGAAATATTCCACGTTTACGAAGACGAAGTTGCGATTTTATCCAACGTTTCGGAGGAGCGATTTCTTCCGCATTTGATCGCATTTAAAATTTTACTTCGTTCGGACTATTTGACCACCGAAGGGATCTCCTTTCGAATCAATGCTACCATCGCTACTGCTAAAGGTTTTAAAGATCTCTATTATAAAGCTAGACTTGCGTTGGTTAGAGCTAGTCAAGATCCGGAGGAAAATTTGGGCGCAGGAATATTACAATATTCCGAAAAAATGGACGACCAAGACCTTTATCAGATCAATATAAATTTGGGGAAGAGATTAAATAACGCGATTCGCACTGGAAATATATTGCCTTATTTCCAAGGCATTTTGAATAACAGGACCGGGAGAATCGAGAAATTCGAATGTCTTGCTAGAATTGTGGAAGATGGACGCGTGTATACGCCCGCTTCCTTTATTTATTTGGCAAAGTCAACCGGACTTCTAAGAATGATTACTCCGATCCTATTCGAAAAAGCGTTAAAAACTTTTGTAGGCTCCGAATTTTCCTTCTCCATTAATCTTTCCGAAACGGAGTTAGAAAGCGGAAGTTTTCCGAAATGGGTTGCAAGTCGTTTGGATCATTATAAAATTCACCCCTCTCGAGTCGCATTCGAGATTTTAGAAACTGCAAGCTTGAAAGGGAATCCGAATCACTTTAAGGTAATAACCGGGTTAAAGGAAATCGGTTGTTCGATTGCGATCGATGATTTCGGAGTCGAACATTCGAATTTCTCTCGTCTGCTGGAAATTCAGCCGGATTATATCAAAATCGACGGAAAATTTATCCAGTCGCTTGAAAGAAACCGCACCGCTTTCATTTTAACGTCGGCGATTACTGAACTTGCCCACAGGATCGGGGCGGAAGTGATCGCCGAATTTGTAGGCACGAGGGAGGAGTTCGAGGCGGTTAAATCTCTCGGTATCGAATATTCTCAAGGATACTTTATTATGGAACCGAGCCCGGAGATCCCGCAAATTAGAACAAAATTTATTGACTAG
- a CDS encoding replication-associated recombination protein A: MDSFFDRPPLPHRIRPSVFSEVIGQEKAKAQLQKFREPVSLILYGPPGTGKTTIARILGKAWKLPFVEYNAVTTGVADIKKLLEKAESGGSILLFLDEIHRFSSSQQDSLLKGVETGSLVLIGATTESPSFRITRPLLSRCQVLKLEALGILEMKEILERGIGNLKPSPLLEEKAKETLIRYSGGDARRLLSLLEALSLSMDPGVLITETEVNSFLESRVIEYDQAGESHYDVISAFIKSVRGSDPDAALFYLALMLEGGEDPIFIARRLIVLASEDIGNASVHGLSLAVSGLQALEAIGMPEGRIVLAQVTTFLASCPKSNASYKGISSASSFVKERGTSLNIPNRLKNAPTFLHKKEGAGQGYKYPHDFGGFTEFEYFPDDLKGDPPQFYLPTRNGMEAKIREHLASVWRKFKGKQYD; the protein is encoded by the coding sequence TTGGATAGTTTCTTCGATCGCCCTCCGCTTCCTCATCGAATCAGACCATCCGTCTTCTCGGAAGTAATCGGACAGGAAAAAGCAAAAGCTCAACTTCAAAAATTTAGAGAACCCGTAAGTCTGATCCTTTACGGCCCGCCGGGAACAGGTAAAACCACGATTGCGAGGATCCTCGGAAAAGCTTGGAAACTTCCCTTCGTAGAATACAATGCGGTGACTACAGGTGTCGCCGATATTAAAAAACTCTTAGAGAAAGCGGAATCGGGAGGAAGTATTCTCCTATTTTTGGACGAAATCCATCGCTTCAGTTCTTCACAGCAAGACAGTCTGCTAAAAGGTGTCGAGACCGGAAGCCTAGTGTTGATCGGAGCGACGACGGAAAGTCCGTCGTTTAGAATTACCAGACCTTTGCTCTCTCGGTGTCAGGTTCTAAAACTTGAAGCATTAGGAATCCTTGAAATGAAAGAGATTCTCGAACGGGGAATCGGAAATTTAAAGCCTTCTCCGCTTTTAGAGGAGAAGGCTAAGGAAACTCTAATACGATATTCGGGTGGTGATGCACGACGTTTGCTTTCCTTATTGGAAGCCCTATCACTTTCCATGGATCCGGGAGTATTGATCACCGAAACTGAAGTGAACTCCTTCCTGGAAAGTCGAGTGATTGAATACGACCAAGCAGGGGAAAGTCATTACGACGTAATTTCCGCTTTTATAAAATCCGTAAGAGGTAGTGACCCGGATGCCGCACTCTTTTATTTGGCGTTGATGTTAGAAGGCGGGGAAGACCCGATCTTTATCGCTAGAAGACTGATTGTGCTTGCTTCGGAAGATATCGGAAACGCTTCCGTTCACGGATTATCCCTCGCCGTATCCGGTTTGCAAGCGTTAGAAGCAATCGGAATGCCGGAAGGGAGAATCGTATTGGCGCAAGTCACGACCTTCCTCGCTTCTTGCCCTAAATCGAACGCTTCATACAAGGGAATTTCTTCGGCTTCTTCGTTCGTAAAAGAAAGAGGGACCAGTTTGAATATTCCGAATCGGTTGAAAAACGCACCGACATTTTTGCATAAGAAAGAGGGTGCCGGTCAAGGTTATAAATACCCGCACGATTTTGGAGGATTTACGGAATTCGAATATTTTCCGGACGATCTCAAAGGCGATCCGCCTCAATTCTATTTGCCGACTAGGAACGGAATGGAAGCTAAAATCCGCGAACATCTGGCATCGGTTTGGAGAAAGTTTAAAGGGAAACAATATGATTGA
- the hisC gene encoding histidinol-phosphate transaminase: MRFQSVLDTLPIYEAGKPIELVVREYGISPDKVIKLASNENPFGVSSKVKEKVARSLDKMPLYPDDTYRELKEALSQAYGVQPSNVIQGNGSDQIFDFATRSVLGPGDCVLQNGKTFSMYSIYSEQCGAKVVSTDSIEHDLNQLLDLYKRYRPKLIFICTPCNPIGDALKKNDVYSFLDKISNETLVVIDGAYMDFGRTRDRETDIPPAEVISKYPNVVYTGTFSKVHGLGGMRIGYGIASEEIIRAFYKLRPPFNVSQLSQLAAIEALKDTDFVDSYLRSNLDELPNYESFADSKGLPYFKSYTNFITIRLEDAKLSSRELFETLLREGIILRNLKSYGLNAIRITIGRSDQNRILLDRLKALL, translated from the coding sequence ATGCGCTTCCAATCAGTTTTAGATACTCTTCCCATCTATGAGGCCGGAAAACCGATCGAATTAGTCGTCCGAGAATACGGAATTTCTCCGGATAAAGTCATAAAACTAGCCTCTAACGAAAATCCCTTCGGAGTCTCGTCGAAAGTCAAAGAAAAGGTGGCTCGATCGCTGGATAAAATGCCTTTGTATCCGGATGATACATATAGAGAATTAAAGGAAGCTTTGTCCCAAGCCTACGGCGTGCAGCCTTCCAACGTCATCCAAGGAAATGGAAGCGATCAGATTTTCGACTTCGCCACTCGATCCGTTCTGGGCCCCGGCGATTGCGTATTGCAGAACGGGAAAACATTCTCCATGTATTCGATATATTCGGAGCAATGTGGCGCAAAAGTCGTTTCCACCGATTCGATCGAACACGATCTAAATCAACTGCTGGATTTATACAAACGATACCGACCTAAATTGATATTCATCTGCACGCCCTGCAATCCCATCGGAGACGCCCTCAAAAAGAACGATGTCTATTCTTTCCTGGATAAAATTTCCAATGAAACATTGGTCGTTATAGACGGTGCGTATATGGATTTCGGCAGAACTCGGGATCGAGAAACCGATATTCCGCCTGCAGAAGTAATATCAAAATATCCGAATGTAGTTTATACGGGAACCTTTTCGAAAGTCCATGGTTTGGGGGGAATGCGGATCGGATACGGCATAGCAAGCGAGGAAATCATTCGCGCTTTTTACAAACTTCGTCCGCCGTTTAACGTATCTCAACTTTCGCAACTAGCTGCGATCGAAGCGTTAAAGGATACGGATTTTGTGGATTCGTATCTCCGATCGAATTTAGACGAGCTACCGAATTACGAATCCTTTGCCGATTCCAAAGGACTTCCCTACTTTAAATCTTATACCAATTTCATTACGATTCGCTTGGAGGACGCAAAACTTTCCTCTCGGGAACTTTTTGAAACGTTATTGCGGGAAGGAATTATTTTAAGAAATCTTAAAAGCTACGGATTAAATGCGATTCGAATTACAATCGGGCGTTCCGATCAAAACCGAATACTGCTGGATCGCCTGAAGGCATTACTTTAA
- a CDS encoding YqaA family protein, producing MSNSTEKMLSRLMKQTLIASFVLFLGVIILARFFHEPVLQVSKAFIDFTGPFGVGIAILIADSVHVFFPPDTFLIIAVAAGLSDIWVISSASIGSLIAGCCSYAQGKYLLPKLDSFTRFLRTHEEKLEVYVKRFGFWAVVLGALTPLPYSWTSVAAGAMGMKFRIFLLAALFRIPRFYIYYYLIKGGWIAV from the coding sequence ATGTCCAATTCGACCGAAAAAATGTTAAGCCGTTTGATGAAGCAGACGCTTATCGCAAGCTTTGTTTTATTCTTGGGAGTCATCATACTCGCAAGATTCTTTCACGAACCTGTATTACAAGTTTCTAAAGCATTTATCGATTTTACGGGTCCCTTCGGCGTAGGAATCGCCATCCTGATTGCGGATTCCGTACACGTATTCTTTCCGCCGGATACGTTTCTGATTATCGCGGTTGCGGCAGGACTCTCGGATATTTGGGTAATTTCGTCCGCGTCGATAGGCTCATTAATCGCCGGATGCTGCTCCTATGCGCAGGGAAAATATTTACTTCCTAAATTGGATTCTTTTACGCGTTTTCTTAGAACCCACGAAGAAAAGCTGGAGGTTTATGTTAAACGTTTCGGCTTTTGGGCCGTCGTATTGGGGGCTTTGACTCCTTTACCGTATTCTTGGACGAGTGTTGCGGCGGGAGCGATGGGGATGAAATTTAGGATCTTTTTGCTTGCAGCTTTATTTAGAATCCCTAGATTTTATATTTATTATTACCTTATCAAAGGAGGATGGATAGCGGTCTAA